CGCGCCGTCGACCGCCATCAGCGGAGTCGGGGGTATCCCACGCTGCCGGCCAATACATCGTTCGAGACGTTTTCGCGATCGTCGATGGTCGATGCTCCTTATCGTCTGAACCGGGAGCGCGCGGAAATCGTCCTGCGAGCCGTATTGGAAGTCTGTGCGCACCGCCATTGGTTTCTGACGGCCGTTCATGTTCGCGAAACCCACGTGCACGTCGTTGTCTCGGCGGAGCAATCGCCGGAACGCGTGATGAATACGTTTAAGGCCTATGCCAGTCGCCATCTGAATGCGACCAACCTCGACGAACCGGCGCGAAAACGGTGGGCGCGGCACGGCAGTACACGCTGGCTA
The DNA window shown above is from bacterium and carries:
- a CDS encoding transposase, giving the protein MAYFITFRCYGTLLHGEEGGRAVDRHQRSRGYPTLPANTSFETFSRSSMVDAPYRLNRERAEIVLRAVLEVCAHRHWFLTAVHVRETHVHVVVSAEQSPERVMNTFKAYASRHLNATNLDEPARKRWARHGSTRWLNGRDQFLLAVHYVVHEQGEPMAVYLAEDWQI